In Microbacterium maritypicum, the following are encoded in one genomic region:
- a CDS encoding ABC-F family ATP-binding cassette domain-containing protein, producing MSTPTTLHASVVLDRLTFTWPDGSVALDGVSGAFGSGRTGLVGRNGAGKSTLLRLMAGELEPTSGIVTASGEVAYLPQQLTLDVDRRVAELLGVSGALDAVRAISSGDVDPAHFDAVGDDWDIEARAEASLAEAGLAPEFLDRRVGELSGGEAVLVAIAGIRLRRAPITLLDEPTNNLDRDARAKLAAMVRAWKGTLIVVSHDLSLLELMDDTAELYAQTLSVFGGPYSEWRAWLDAEQDAAKQAEVTAAQALRKEKRQRIEAEVKLAHRARTAKKAEIEKRVPKIIAHGRKMAAEVSAGRLRTEVGAKEEAAHAAREEAGRRVRSDSSMKIELPDPQVSRSRRIATIGDEERAWVIQGPERVALIGRNGAGKTTLLERLVAGGVHNSSKTAADGPEHGSSADSAEELRSYERPTLHIEAHTDLIGYLPQRVDGLIEQRSVFENIAGAAPQVPEKELRNRLARFLIRGATAERPVSALSGGERFRVALAKLLLADPAPHLVVLDEPTNNLDVDTVDQLVEALRAYRGAVLVVSHDDAFLRRLDLDLTLEIDGEGVLQEVSLGS from the coding sequence ATGTCAACCCCCACCACTCTTCACGCGTCGGTCGTCCTCGACCGACTCACCTTCACCTGGCCCGACGGGTCGGTCGCGCTCGACGGCGTGTCCGGGGCCTTCGGCTCCGGACGCACCGGCCTCGTCGGCCGCAACGGCGCCGGCAAGTCCACGCTGCTGCGACTGATGGCCGGCGAGCTCGAACCGACCTCGGGCATCGTCACGGCATCCGGTGAGGTCGCGTACCTCCCCCAGCAGCTGACCCTCGACGTCGACCGCCGCGTCGCCGAACTGCTCGGCGTCTCCGGGGCGCTCGACGCCGTGCGGGCGATCAGCTCCGGCGATGTCGACCCGGCCCACTTCGACGCGGTCGGCGACGACTGGGACATCGAGGCACGGGCCGAGGCATCGCTCGCCGAAGCCGGCCTCGCGCCGGAGTTCCTCGACCGCAGGGTCGGGGAACTCTCCGGCGGCGAGGCCGTGCTCGTCGCGATCGCCGGCATCCGCCTGCGTCGCGCGCCGATCACACTCCTCGACGAGCCGACCAACAACCTCGACCGTGACGCCAGGGCGAAGCTCGCGGCGATGGTGCGCGCCTGGAAGGGCACGCTCATCGTCGTCAGCCACGACCTGTCGCTGCTGGAGCTGATGGACGACACCGCCGAGCTCTACGCCCAGACGCTGAGCGTGTTCGGCGGACCGTACTCCGAGTGGCGGGCTTGGCTGGACGCGGAGCAGGATGCCGCGAAGCAGGCCGAGGTCACCGCCGCGCAGGCGCTCCGCAAGGAGAAGCGCCAGCGGATCGAAGCCGAGGTCAAACTCGCGCATCGCGCCCGCACGGCGAAGAAGGCCGAGATCGAGAAACGGGTCCCGAAGATCATCGCGCACGGTCGCAAGATGGCGGCCGAGGTGTCGGCGGGTCGGCTCCGCACCGAGGTCGGCGCCAAGGAGGAGGCCGCGCACGCCGCACGCGAGGAGGCCGGGCGCCGCGTGCGCTCGGACTCCTCGATGAAGATCGAGCTGCCCGATCCGCAGGTGTCCCGGAGCCGCCGGATCGCGACGATCGGCGACGAGGAGCGGGCCTGGGTGATCCAGGGTCCGGAGCGTGTGGCCCTGATCGGCCGGAACGGCGCCGGCAAGACGACCCTGCTGGAGCGGTTGGTCGCGGGTGGTGTTCACAACTCCTCAAAAACGGCGGCCGATGGCCCGGAACACGGCTCTTCGGCCGATTCAGCCGAAGAATTGAGGAGTTATGAACGCCCGACCCTGCACATCGAGGCCCACACCGACCTGATCGGCTACCTGCCACAGCGGGTCGACGGGCTCATCGAGCAGCGATCGGTGTTCGAGAACATCGCGGGCGCGGCACCCCAGGTACCGGAGAAGGAGCTGCGCAACCGGCTCGCCCGGTTCCTGATCCGCGGCGCGACGGCGGAGCGCCCGGTGTCCGCCCTCTCCGGCGGCGAGCGCTTCCGGGTGGCGCTGGCGAAGCTGCTGCTCGCCGATCCCGCACCGCACCTCGTGGTGCTCGACGAGCCGACCAACAACCTCGACGTCGACACGGTCGATCAGCTGGTCGAGGCGCTGCGCGCCTACCGGGGTGCGGTGCTCGTCGTCAGCCATGACGACGCGTTCCTGCGCCGACTCGACCTCGATCTCACCCTCGAGATCGACGGCGAAGGGGTTCTGCAGGAGGTCTCGCTGGGGTCATGA
- a CDS encoding gamma-glutamyl-gamma-aminobutyrate hydrolase family protein, with product MDIISTPALPRPLIGISGRRLRGAAIGAPHGFADAPLEAYLSEYSTSVLHAGGLPVHLPMDAVPAELVERLDGVVIVGGDDVDPRLYGQTPGPFTPLIDPQRDAFEAGLIEAAISGGIPLLGVCRGAQLLNVVRGGTLHSHLAPGEGESHGSYAYPRAHRVHEVRTAPGSVAQTLYGETTRVNSFHHQAVDVPGRGVVVTGWAPDGVVEAIELEGLPVIGVQWHPETFGADPVFGWLVAQAAARATLAASATQNIA from the coding sequence ATGGACATCATCAGCACCCCCGCCCTGCCCCGACCCCTGATCGGCATCTCCGGACGACGCTTGCGTGGCGCGGCGATCGGCGCTCCGCACGGTTTCGCCGACGCTCCGCTCGAGGCCTACCTCAGCGAGTACTCGACCTCGGTGCTGCACGCCGGCGGGCTGCCGGTGCACCTGCCGATGGATGCCGTGCCGGCCGAGCTCGTCGAGCGCCTCGACGGCGTCGTGATCGTGGGCGGTGACGACGTCGATCCCCGCCTCTACGGGCAGACCCCGGGACCGTTCACCCCTCTGATCGACCCGCAGCGCGACGCGTTCGAGGCCGGGCTGATCGAGGCCGCCATCAGCGGCGGCATCCCGCTGCTCGGAGTCTGCCGCGGCGCACAGCTCCTCAACGTCGTCCGCGGCGGCACGCTCCACTCGCACCTGGCGCCGGGCGAGGGGGAGTCGCACGGCTCCTACGCCTACCCGCGCGCCCATCGGGTGCACGAGGTGCGCACGGCGCCGGGCAGCGTCGCTCAGACGCTCTATGGCGAGACGACCCGTGTCAACTCGTTCCATCACCAGGCGGTCGATGTGCCCGGCCGCGGAGTCGTGGTGACCGGGTGGGCGCCGGACGGCGTCGTCGAGGCCATCGAGCTCGAGGGTCTTCCGGTGATCGGGGTGCAGTGGCATCCCGAGACCTTCGGAGCCGACCCGGTCTTCGGCTGGCTGGTCGCACAGGCCGCCGCCCGTGCGACGCTCGCCGCGTCCGCCACACAGAACATCGCCTAG
- a CDS encoding APC family permease: MDASTTTSRSTAAPRERNLRGNLGAVSVTFMVIAAAAPLTVVGGLVPIGFLVGNGIGFPVMFLVATVILLLFSVGLTAMSRFLPKAGSFFVFATHGLGRTPGLATAYLALVCYTTVQIAVFSYLGATISSSIVLLGGPEIPWWLLTLASVALVGALGYRQIELSSRVLVVVLLAEIGIVVLLGIVILVTGGAEGVTFGSFLLQNVLSGAPALGLMFAIASFIGFESTVVYRDEVRTPERTIPRATYASAIVIGVFYAFAAWAVVVGVGEGAIIEEAAADPTTLITRVTEQYLGPVGSIAVAVLFLGSMFAAVLSLHNVLTRYHHAMANARVLPDRVGTVHAQHGSPHVASIVQVATSGIAIIVLALIGFAPENIFSWFAGIGTLAIVILMAVTCLSVVVYFARTRVLRSPWHTVIAPILGFVGLAVSAVLIAANFPLLVSDVDADGNPAWGPISITLVGVVVIAPVIGLVQAAIMRAKAPEAYAQIVRRFDENA; encoded by the coding sequence ATGGATGCTTCGACAACGACGTCGCGCAGCACGGCAGCACCCCGGGAGCGCAATCTCCGCGGGAACCTCGGGGCGGTGTCCGTCACCTTCATGGTGATCGCGGCCGCAGCCCCCCTCACGGTCGTCGGCGGACTCGTGCCCATCGGCTTCCTCGTGGGCAACGGCATCGGCTTCCCGGTCATGTTCCTCGTTGCCACCGTGATCCTGCTGCTCTTCTCGGTGGGCCTCACGGCGATGAGCCGCTTCCTGCCCAAGGCAGGTTCGTTCTTCGTGTTCGCGACCCACGGGCTCGGTCGCACGCCCGGGCTCGCCACCGCCTACCTCGCGCTCGTCTGCTACACGACCGTGCAGATCGCGGTGTTCTCCTACCTGGGCGCGACGATCAGCTCGAGCATCGTCCTCCTCGGCGGCCCCGAGATCCCGTGGTGGCTGCTCACCCTCGCCTCCGTGGCGCTCGTCGGCGCGCTCGGCTATCGGCAGATCGAGCTCAGCTCCCGCGTCCTCGTGGTCGTGCTGCTCGCCGAGATCGGCATCGTCGTGCTGCTGGGGATCGTCATCCTCGTCACCGGCGGTGCGGAGGGTGTGACCTTCGGGTCGTTCCTGCTGCAGAACGTCCTCTCCGGTGCGCCCGCACTCGGCCTGATGTTCGCGATCGCGAGCTTCATCGGCTTCGAGTCGACCGTCGTCTACCGCGATGAGGTGCGCACGCCGGAGCGTACGATCCCCCGTGCGACCTACGCGTCCGCGATCGTGATCGGCGTCTTCTACGCCTTCGCCGCCTGGGCCGTTGTGGTGGGTGTCGGCGAGGGAGCGATCATCGAGGAGGCGGCCGCCGACCCGACCACGCTGATCACCCGTGTCACCGAGCAGTACCTCGGCCCGGTCGGCTCGATCGCCGTCGCCGTGCTGTTCCTCGGGAGCATGTTCGCCGCGGTGCTGTCGCTGCACAACGTGCTGACCCGCTACCACCACGCCATGGCCAACGCCCGCGTGCTGCCCGACAGGGTCGGCACGGTGCACGCGCAGCATGGTTCCCCGCACGTCGCCTCGATCGTGCAGGTGGCGACCTCCGGCATCGCGATCATCGTGCTCGCCCTGATCGGCTTCGCACCGGAGAACATCTTCTCCTGGTTCGCCGGCATCGGGACGCTCGCGATCGTGATCCTGATGGCGGTCACGTGCCTCTCGGTCGTGGTCTACTTCGCCCGCACCCGGGTGCTGCGAAGCCCCTGGCACACCGTGATCGCCCCGATTCTCGGCTTCGTCGGTCTCGCCGTCTCAGCCGTCCTCATCGCCGCCAACTTCCCGCTGCTCGTGAGCGATGTCGACGCCGACGGGAACCCCGCCTGGGGCCCGATCAGCATCACCCTGGTCGGGGTCGTGGTCATCGCCCCCGTGATCGGACTCGTGCAGGCCGCGATCATGCGCGCGAAGGCACCGGAGGCGTACGCCCAGATCGTGCGTCGATTCGACGAGAACGCCTGA
- a CDS encoding alpha/beta hydrolase, with protein sequence MSENLTIDDTATRWSTSNRARMPLLVLLHGYGADEHDLFGLVPYLPEGIAVASVAAPLAPPWPMPGRSWYAIEGLDGRSPEAVTAAAEAFLRWLDVAAVDAPSVALLGFSQGAAVSLQALRLAPERFGAVAALSGYVASGELPHDEALAELRPPVFWGRGTHDDVIPPELVDHTAQWLPGHSDLSGRVYTGLTHSISEEELTDVHRFLTKWIDGIAKS encoded by the coding sequence GTGAGCGAGAACCTGACGATCGACGACACCGCGACCCGCTGGTCGACCTCCAACCGCGCACGGATGCCGCTGCTGGTACTGCTGCACGGCTACGGGGCGGATGAGCACGACCTGTTCGGACTCGTCCCGTACCTCCCCGAGGGCATCGCCGTCGCCTCCGTGGCCGCTCCCCTCGCGCCGCCGTGGCCGATGCCGGGGCGGTCCTGGTACGCGATCGAGGGGCTCGACGGACGCAGCCCCGAGGCGGTCACGGCCGCCGCCGAGGCGTTCCTGCGCTGGCTCGACGTCGCGGCAGTGGATGCTCCCTCGGTCGCACTGCTCGGCTTCTCGCAGGGCGCGGCGGTGTCGCTGCAGGCTCTCCGGCTCGCCCCCGAGCGCTTCGGCGCGGTCGCGGCGCTCAGCGGCTACGTGGCATCCGGCGAACTGCCGCACGATGAGGCACTGGCCGAGCTGCGCCCGCCGGTCTTCTGGGGGCGCGGCACGCACGACGACGTCATCCCGCCCGAGCTGGTCGATCACACCGCGCAGTGGCTGCCCGGGCACTCCGACCTGTCGGGCCGGGTGTACACCGGGCTCACGCACAGCATCTCCGAAGAGGAGTTGACCGACGTGCACCGCTTCCTCACGAAGTGGATCGACGGGATCGCGAAGAGCTGA
- a CDS encoding NUDIX hydrolase family protein, whose protein sequence is MAVRTPDPDPEPEDDGLGAFPDANPPAPDGNPGWLSEFELEEARRRLPMLYVEAIPVRTDGSGQVIEIGILLRSTPMGEMTRTIVSGRVRFGETIRDALFRHVENDLGPMAFPIMPPQPLPFTVAEYFPMPGVSAFHDDRQHAVSLAFVVPVTGTCEPRQDALEVTWFSPEAAGSDAVAAEMENGRGTLIRQALAYLGLLR, encoded by the coding sequence ATGGCGGTCCGCACACCTGATCCCGATCCGGAGCCCGAAGACGATGGTCTCGGCGCGTTCCCGGACGCGAACCCGCCGGCGCCCGACGGCAACCCCGGCTGGTTGAGTGAGTTCGAACTCGAAGAGGCGCGGCGCCGACTGCCGATGCTCTACGTCGAAGCGATCCCGGTGCGCACCGACGGCTCCGGGCAGGTCATCGAGATCGGCATCCTCCTGCGGTCCACGCCGATGGGGGAGATGACACGCACGATCGTGTCGGGTCGGGTGCGCTTCGGCGAGACCATCCGCGACGCCCTGTTCCGGCACGTCGAGAACGATCTCGGGCCGATGGCGTTCCCGATCATGCCGCCGCAGCCGCTGCCGTTCACGGTGGCCGAATACTTCCCGATGCCCGGTGTGAGCGCGTTCCACGACGACCGGCAGCACGCCGTGTCGCTGGCGTTCGTCGTGCCGGTCACCGGCACGTGCGAGCCGCGTCAGGATGCCCTCGAGGTCACCTGGTTCTCGCCGGAGGCCGCGGGGTCGGATGCGGTCGCCGCCGAGATGGAGAACGGTCGAGGCACCCTCATCCGTCAGGCACTCGCCTACCTCGGCCTGCTCCGCTAG
- a CDS encoding ATP-dependent helicase, whose protein sequence is MSDVLERFTPATQDWFRGAFPAPTPAQAGAWDAISAGKHALVVAPTGSGKTLSAFLWAIDSVFRERMTETAPPAKGEPRTRILYISPLKALGVDVERNLRSPLIGIGQSARRLGVPAPAVTVGVRSGDTTSSDRRKLVSDPPDILITTPESLYLMLTSRAGETLRGVHTVIIDEVHAVAATKRGAHLAVSLERLDALRRLNGIETPAQRIGLSATVRPIDEVARFLGGSAPVEIVAPPASKTFELGVVVPMDDMTNPPPPPGVPGDAADAEYSEVTGSVWPHVEEAIVDRILQNNSTIVFANSRRLAERLTGRLNEIYSERIGVELPAATVPAAMMAQAGATAGADPVLAKAHHGSVSKEQRAQVEEELKSGVLRCVVATSSLELGIDMGAVDLVIQVEAPPSAASGLQRVGRAGHQVGEISRAALFPKHRGDVLHTAIVTERMLAGKIEAIQVPRNPLDILAQQTVAASALGAISVEEWFETVRRSAPFQSLPRSAYEATLDLLAGRFPSDEFAELRPRLVWDRDAGTLTGRPGAQRIAVTSGGTIPDRGLFGVFVAGESTGARVGELDEEMVYESRVGDVFTLGTTSWRIAEITHDRVNVIPAYGQPGKVPFWHGDGIGRPFELGEALGAFSREVSAATPEKAAQRLIDAGLDEQARANLMAHLTEQREATGTLPTDRTLTVERGRDEVGDWRVILHSPYGMKVHAPWALAINARVRERLGVEGSAVASDDGIIVRIPDAEAEPPGAELFVFEPDELEHLVTEEVGGSALFASRFRECAARALLMPRINPNKRTPLWQQRQRSAQLLEVARRHPTFPVILETLREVLQDVYDLPSLRKLATSIADRRIRLVETEPGQPSPYARDLLFGYVGAFMYEGDSPLAERRAAALSVDPALLGELLGTVELRELLDPEVIAQFEREAQRLDPDRRARGLEGVADLLRMLGPLDAEEVAARLDPASVLEAEAESVDTATAAALLNDLITARRAIPVTIGGVSRVAAIEDAGRLRDALGVALPTGIPVAFLEPLADPLGDLVARHARTHGPFTTDAVATRFGLGAAVARHTLQRLENAGRLTSGYFLPEAAGSGDAIEWCDSEVLRRLRMRSLAAIRGSVEPVSPEAYARFLPDWQHVGRPLEGVDGVLSVIEQFAGVPIPASAWESLVLPSRVRDYSPSMLDELTAAGEVIWSGHGTLPGRDGWVSLHPVDLAPFTLPERDAEIASDSLESRILIALDVGGAYFAAQLKDMAAAENEQSVLEALWSLTWSGYVTNDTFGPIRSLLAGGSQAHKVKRRAPRARTYRGVSFTGSPAPRPTSIGGRWSLLPALETDAARRATVTAGLLLDRYGVVTRGAVQAEGVPGGFAQAYRVLAGFEEAGHCRRGYVIEKLGAAQFAASGTVDRLRTYAGLADPPPRKAVTVAATDPANPYGAALGWPKLDGVSHRPGRKAGGLVVLVDGVLVLSLERGGRTVLSFSDDGEVLRAAASDLAATARARRLDTLTVEKINGEGVYGTDLALALQEAGFVATPRGYTLRKVV, encoded by the coding sequence ATGAGCGACGTGCTCGAACGCTTCACCCCCGCCACGCAGGACTGGTTCCGGGGGGCTTTCCCCGCGCCCACTCCCGCGCAGGCGGGTGCGTGGGACGCGATCTCCGCGGGCAAGCACGCGCTCGTGGTGGCTCCGACCGGTTCCGGCAAGACACTGTCGGCGTTCCTCTGGGCGATCGACAGCGTGTTCCGCGAGCGCATGACCGAGACTGCCCCACCGGCCAAGGGCGAGCCGCGCACCCGCATCCTCTACATCTCCCCGCTGAAGGCCCTCGGCGTCGACGTCGAGCGCAACCTGCGGTCCCCGCTCATCGGCATCGGACAGTCGGCCCGGCGGCTCGGAGTGCCCGCCCCCGCGGTGACGGTCGGTGTGCGCTCCGGTGATACGACGTCGAGCGACCGCCGCAAACTGGTCTCCGATCCGCCCGATATCCTCATCACCACTCCCGAGTCGCTGTACCTCATGCTCACGAGCCGCGCGGGCGAGACCCTGCGTGGAGTGCACACCGTGATCATCGACGAGGTGCACGCGGTCGCCGCCACCAAGCGCGGAGCGCATCTCGCCGTGAGCCTGGAGCGCCTCGACGCGCTGCGCCGACTCAACGGCATCGAGACCCCCGCACAGCGGATCGGCCTGTCGGCCACGGTCCGCCCGATCGACGAGGTGGCGCGATTCCTCGGCGGTTCGGCACCGGTCGAGATCGTCGCACCTCCCGCATCGAAGACCTTCGAGCTCGGGGTCGTCGTCCCGATGGACGACATGACCAACCCGCCCCCGCCGCCAGGGGTACCGGGGGACGCGGCGGATGCCGAGTACAGCGAGGTCACCGGGTCGGTCTGGCCGCACGTCGAAGAGGCGATCGTCGACCGCATCCTGCAGAACAACTCCACGATCGTGTTCGCCAACTCCCGTCGGCTCGCCGAGCGCCTCACCGGCCGTCTGAACGAGATCTACTCCGAGCGGATCGGGGTCGAGCTTCCGGCCGCGACGGTGCCTGCCGCGATGATGGCGCAGGCCGGGGCGACCGCGGGCGCCGATCCCGTGCTCGCCAAGGCGCACCACGGCTCGGTGTCGAAAGAGCAGCGCGCCCAGGTCGAAGAAGAGCTCAAGTCGGGCGTGCTGCGCTGCGTCGTCGCGACGAGCAGTCTCGAACTCGGCATCGACATGGGCGCGGTCGACCTGGTGATCCAGGTCGAGGCCCCGCCGTCTGCAGCCTCCGGGCTGCAGCGCGTCGGCCGCGCCGGGCACCAGGTGGGCGAGATCAGCCGTGCCGCCCTCTTCCCGAAGCACCGCGGTGACGTGCTGCACACCGCGATCGTCACCGAACGGATGCTGGCGGGCAAGATCGAGGCGATCCAGGTGCCGCGCAATCCGCTCGACATCCTCGCGCAGCAGACGGTCGCCGCGAGCGCGCTCGGAGCCATCAGCGTCGAGGAGTGGTTCGAGACGGTCCGCCGTTCCGCGCCGTTCCAGTCGCTGCCCCGCTCAGCGTACGAAGCGACGCTCGACCTGCTGGCCGGGCGCTTCCCCTCCGACGAGTTCGCCGAACTGCGGCCGCGGCTTGTGTGGGACCGCGACGCGGGCACCCTCACCGGGCGGCCCGGAGCTCAGCGCATCGCCGTGACCAGCGGCGGCACCATCCCCGACCGCGGCCTGTTCGGGGTGTTCGTCGCGGGCGAGAGCACCGGTGCCCGCGTCGGCGAGCTCGACGAGGAGATGGTCTACGAGTCGCGCGTGGGCGACGTGTTCACGCTCGGCACCACCAGCTGGCGCATCGCCGAGATCACTCACGACCGTGTGAACGTGATCCCCGCGTACGGGCAGCCCGGCAAGGTGCCGTTCTGGCACGGCGACGGCATCGGTCGCCCGTTCGAGCTCGGTGAGGCGCTCGGAGCGTTCTCCCGCGAAGTGTCGGCGGCGACCCCCGAGAAGGCGGCGCAGCGACTGATCGACGCCGGGCTCGACGAACAGGCGCGGGCGAACCTCATGGCGCACCTGACCGAGCAGCGCGAGGCGACGGGCACCCTCCCCACCGACCGCACGCTCACCGTGGAGCGCGGCCGCGATGAGGTCGGCGACTGGCGGGTCATCCTGCATTCCCCGTACGGCATGAAGGTGCACGCCCCGTGGGCGCTGGCCATCAACGCCCGCGTGCGCGAGCGCCTCGGTGTCGAAGGATCGGCGGTCGCGAGCGACGACGGCATCATCGTTCGCATCCCCGATGCCGAAGCCGAGCCGCCCGGAGCCGAGCTGTTCGTGTTCGAGCCCGACGAGCTGGAGCACCTGGTCACCGAGGAGGTGGGCGGCTCCGCGCTGTTCGCCTCGCGGTTCCGCGAGTGCGCGGCCAGGGCGCTGCTCATGCCCCGCATAAACCCGAACAAGCGCACGCCCCTCTGGCAGCAGCGGCAGCGGTCGGCGCAGCTGCTCGAGGTGGCGCGGCGGCATCCGACGTTCCCGGTGATCCTCGAGACGCTGCGCGAGGTGCTGCAAGACGTCTACGACCTGCCGTCCCTGCGCAAGCTCGCGACCTCCATCGCCGATCGCCGGATCCGCCTGGTCGAGACCGAGCCCGGTCAGCCCTCGCCGTATGCCCGCGACCTGCTGTTCGGATACGTGGGCGCCTTCATGTACGAGGGCGACTCGCCGCTCGCCGAGCGCCGCGCCGCCGCGCTCTCGGTCGACCCCGCGCTTCTCGGTGAGTTGCTGGGAACCGTCGAGCTCCGCGAGCTGCTCGACCCCGAGGTGATCGCACAGTTCGAGCGGGAGGCGCAGCGACTCGATCCGGACCGCCGTGCCCGCGGTCTCGAGGGCGTCGCTGACCTGCTGCGGATGCTCGGACCGCTCGATGCGGAAGAGGTCGCGGCTCGTCTCGACCCCGCGAGTGTGCTCGAAGCGGAGGCCGAGTCCGTCGACACCGCGACCGCCGCCGCACTGCTCAACGACCTGATCACCGCCCGGCGCGCGATTCCGGTGACGATCGGCGGCGTGAGCCGGGTGGCTGCGATCGAAGACGCGGGCCGACTGCGCGATGCGCTCGGGGTCGCACTCCCCACGGGCATCCCGGTGGCGTTCCTCGAACCGCTGGCCGACCCGCTGGGAGACCTCGTCGCCCGGCACGCCCGGACGCACGGCCCCTTCACGACGGATGCCGTCGCCACCCGGTTCGGACTCGGAGCCGCGGTGGCCCGCCACACCCTGCAGCGGCTGGAGAACGCCGGCCGACTCACGAGCGGCTACTTCCTGCCCGAGGCCGCCGGCAGCGGCGACGCGATCGAGTGGTGCGACAGCGAGGTGCTACGACGCCTGCGGATGCGCTCGCTCGCGGCCATCCGCGGGTCGGTCGAGCCGGTCTCCCCCGAGGCGTATGCGCGTTTTCTGCCCGACTGGCAGCATGTGGGCCGACCGCTGGAGGGCGTCGACGGGGTGCTGAGCGTGATCGAGCAGTTCGCCGGAGTGCCGATCCCGGCGAGTGCGTGGGAATCGCTGGTCCTGCCCTCGCGAGTACGCGACTACTCCCCCTCGATGCTCGATGAGCTCACGGCAGCGGGCGAGGTCATCTGGTCCGGCCACGGCACCCTCCCGGGGCGCGACGGCTGGGTGTCGCTGCACCCGGTCGACCTCGCGCCGTTCACGCTGCCCGAGCGAGACGCCGAAATCGCTTCCGACTCTTTGGAGTCGCGCATCCTCATCGCGCTCGACGTCGGCGGCGCGTACTTCGCGGCGCAGCTGAAAGACATGGCGGCGGCCGAGAACGAGCAGTCCGTGCTCGAGGCGCTGTGGTCGCTGACGTGGTCGGGCTACGTCACGAACGACACGTTCGGCCCCATCCGCTCACTCCTCGCCGGCGGTTCGCAGGCGCACAAGGTCAAGCGCCGGGCTCCCCGCGCTCGCACCTACCGTGGGGTGTCCTTCACGGGTTCCCCTGCGCCTCGGCCGACGTCGATCGGCGGGCGCTGGTCGCTGCTGCCAGCGCTCGAGACGGATGCCGCCCGCCGCGCCACCGTCACCGCGGGCCTCCTGCTCGACCGCTACGGCGTGGTCACGCGCGGAGCCGTGCAGGCCGAGGGCGTTCCCGGTGGCTTCGCCCAGGCCTATCGCGTGCTCGCCGGTTTCGAAGAGGCGGGCCACTGCCGTCGCGGTTATGTGATCGAGAAGCTCGGCGCCGCACAGTTCGCCGCCTCCGGCACGGTCGACCGACTCCGCACCTACGCCGGGCTCGCCGATCCACCGCCACGCAAGGCCGTGACCGTCGCGGCCACCGATCCCGCGAACCCCTATGGCGCGGCCCTCGGCTGGCCCAAGCTCGACGGGGTCTCGCATCGCCCGGGCCGCAAGGCGGGCGGCCTGGTCGTGCTGGTCGACGGCGTCCTCGTGCTCTCCCTCGAACGCGGCGGCCGCACCGTGCTGTCGTTCAGTGATGACGGCGAAGTGCTCCGCGCCGCCGCGTCCGATCTCGCGGCCACCGCACGCGCCCGCCGACTCGACACCCTGACCGTCGAGAAGATCAACGGCGAAGGCGTCTACGGCACCGACCTCGCACTCGCCCTGCAGGAGGCGGGCTTCGTGGCCACCCCGCGGGGCTACACCCTCCGCAAGGTCGTCTGA